In Actinomadura citrea, a single window of DNA contains:
- a CDS encoding ATP-binding cassette domain-containing protein, which produces MSEALRVEGIRKRFGGVEALADVTLHLGKGEVLGLIGDNGAGKSTLIKIISGFQRPDTGRILIDGKEVSPRSVDHARSLGVDTVYQDLALVNELSVYHNMFLNRELVRWPLLSNRAMRRRAARQLADMGVRIPSVDVEVAKLSGGQRQAIAVARSVYSDARILLLDEPLAAMGAKEGTMILDLVRDLKARGEVSIIIIAHNYAQVLDVCDRVNLLQHGRISFDKPTSETSLQELTDLVVADYRRSRGL; this is translated from the coding sequence ATGAGCGAGGCTCTGCGGGTGGAGGGCATCCGCAAACGCTTCGGCGGCGTGGAGGCCCTCGCCGACGTCACGCTGCACCTCGGCAAGGGCGAGGTGCTCGGCCTCATCGGTGACAACGGCGCCGGAAAGTCCACGCTCATCAAAATCATCAGCGGTTTCCAGCGGCCGGACACCGGACGCATCCTCATCGACGGCAAGGAGGTGAGCCCGCGGTCGGTGGACCACGCCCGCTCGCTCGGCGTCGACACCGTGTACCAGGACCTCGCCCTGGTCAACGAGCTGAGCGTCTACCACAACATGTTCCTCAACCGGGAGCTGGTGCGCTGGCCGCTGCTCAGCAACCGCGCGATGCGGCGACGGGCCGCCCGCCAGCTGGCCGACATGGGGGTACGGATCCCGTCGGTGGACGTCGAGGTCGCCAAGCTGTCCGGCGGCCAGCGGCAGGCCATCGCGGTCGCCCGCTCGGTCTACTCCGACGCCCGCATCCTGCTGCTCGACGAGCCGCTGGCCGCGATGGGCGCCAAGGAGGGCACGATGATCCTCGACCTCGTCCGCGACCTCAAGGCGCGGGGCGAGGTCTCCATCATCATCATCGCGCACAACTACGCCCAGGTCCTGGACGTCTGCGACCGGGTCAACCTGCTGCAGCACGGCCGGATCTCCTTCGACAAGCCGACGTCCGAGACCTCCCTGCAGGAGCTGACCGACCTGGTCGTCGCGGACTACCGCCGCAGCCGAGGACTGTAG
- a CDS encoding AMP-binding protein, with amino-acid sequence MEPSASAHVDTFCRDNLPPYDEWPEFDFTLPEVVHPGRLNCAHVLLDETARAVGADRPCLRTPGGLLWTYGDVLRRANQVARVLVDDLGLVPGNRVLLRGPNNPWLAAAWLGVLKAGGVVVTTMPMLRARELTTIAELAEPSLALCDHRFLDDLAAAETPGMRTVPYGSDDGDDLVSLAAGKDGTFEDVETAADDVALLAFTSGTTGRPKATMHFHRDVLAIADTFSRHLLKPVPDDVFAASPPLGFTYGLGGLLVFPLRAGASALLIEKATPAELAEIAAGHGVTVLSTAPTTYRAILAAGLAGLLAGVRRCVSAGEHLPAAVWRAFHEETGVRIIDGIGSTEMLHIFVAAADDDIRPGATGVPVPGYQAAVVDAAGRPVPDGTPGQLAVRGPTGCRYLADARQKTYVQDGWNITGDTYIRDTDGYFWYQARSDDMIISSGYNIAGPEVEQALIGHPDVVECGVVGAPDPDRGAVVTAFVVLREGVEGNADKAAELQAFTKQTIAPYKYPRSVRFVDELPRTTTGKLQRFPLRELVGGAR; translated from the coding sequence ATGGAGCCCAGCGCCTCCGCGCACGTCGACACGTTCTGCCGCGACAACCTGCCCCCCTACGACGAGTGGCCCGAGTTCGACTTCACGCTTCCGGAGGTCGTCCACCCCGGGCGGCTCAACTGCGCGCACGTCCTGCTGGACGAGACGGCGAGGGCGGTGGGCGCCGACCGCCCCTGCCTCCGCACCCCCGGCGGCCTCCTGTGGACCTACGGCGACGTGCTGCGGCGGGCGAACCAGGTGGCCCGGGTGCTGGTCGACGACCTCGGACTGGTGCCGGGCAACCGCGTGCTGCTGCGCGGGCCGAACAACCCGTGGCTGGCCGCGGCCTGGCTCGGCGTGCTCAAGGCGGGCGGCGTGGTGGTCACGACCATGCCGATGCTGCGCGCCCGGGAGCTGACCACCATCGCCGAACTGGCCGAGCCGAGCCTGGCGCTGTGCGACCACCGCTTCCTGGACGACCTGGCCGCGGCGGAGACCCCCGGGATGCGTACCGTGCCCTACGGCTCGGACGACGGCGACGACCTGGTGTCCCTGGCGGCGGGCAAGGACGGGACCTTCGAGGACGTCGAGACCGCGGCCGACGACGTCGCCCTGCTGGCGTTCACCTCGGGCACCACCGGACGGCCCAAGGCCACCATGCACTTCCATCGCGACGTGCTGGCGATCGCCGACACCTTCTCCCGGCATCTCCTCAAGCCCGTGCCGGACGACGTCTTCGCCGCGTCGCCGCCGCTCGGGTTCACCTACGGGCTGGGCGGGCTGCTGGTGTTCCCGCTCCGGGCGGGCGCCTCCGCGCTGCTGATCGAGAAGGCGACTCCGGCCGAGCTCGCCGAGATCGCGGCCGGGCACGGCGTGACGGTGCTGTCCACCGCGCCGACGACCTACCGCGCGATCCTGGCCGCCGGGCTGGCCGGGCTGCTGGCCGGGGTGCGGCGCTGCGTCTCGGCGGGCGAGCACCTTCCGGCCGCGGTGTGGAGGGCGTTCCACGAGGAGACGGGCGTGCGGATCATCGACGGGATCGGCTCGACGGAGATGCTGCACATCTTCGTCGCGGCCGCCGACGACGACATCAGGCCGGGCGCGACGGGCGTACCGGTCCCCGGCTACCAGGCGGCCGTGGTGGACGCCGCGGGCCGGCCGGTGCCGGACGGGACCCCCGGGCAGCTCGCGGTCCGCGGCCCGACCGGCTGCCGCTACCTCGCCGACGCCCGGCAGAAGACCTACGTCCAGGACGGGTGGAACATCACCGGGGACACCTACATCCGCGACACCGACGGCTACTTCTGGTACCAGGCCCGCAGCGACGACATGATCATCTCCTCCGGCTACAACATCGCCGGGCCCGAGGTCGAGCAGGCGCTGATCGGGCATCCGGACGTGGTCGAATGCGGAGTGGTCGGCGCTCCCGACCCCGACCGCGGCGCCGTGGTGACGGCGTTCGTGGTCCTGCGCGAGGGGGTCGAGGGGAACGCGGACAAGGCCGCCGAGCTGCAGGCCTTCACCAAGCAGACGATCGCCCCGTACAAGTACCCGAGGTCGGTCCGGTTCGTCGACGAGCTCCCCCGCACCACCACCGGCAAGCTGCAGCGCTTCCCCCTGCGCGAGCTGGTCGGGGGCGCCCGGTAG
- a CDS encoding ArsR/SmtB family transcription factor, with protein MHVFDVLGDPVRRRILELLADGEQTSGAIAAVIQAEFGISQPGVSQHLRVLRESGLATVRARGAHRLYAVDSATLREIDTWLERFRRFWTQHLDALGAEFEDK; from the coding sequence ATGCACGTGTTCGATGTCCTGGGGGACCCGGTGAGGCGCCGGATCCTGGAGCTGCTCGCCGACGGCGAGCAGACCTCCGGCGCCATCGCCGCGGTCATCCAGGCCGAGTTCGGGATCTCGCAGCCGGGGGTGTCCCAGCACCTGCGCGTGCTCCGGGAGAGCGGCCTCGCGACGGTCCGGGCGAGGGGCGCCCACCGCCTCTACGCCGTGGACTCCGCGACCCTGCGGGAGATCGACACGTGGCTGGAGCGCTTCCGCAGGTTCTGGACCCAGCATCTGGACGCGCTGGGCGCCGAGTTCGAGGACAAGTAG
- a CDS encoding SDR family NAD(P)-dependent oxidoreductase, producing the protein MAQVQEGRSQRALVIGGLGAIGGAVVRRLRDAGWECLVASRSPSADISLDVGDEASVVTASAASPPLDALVIATNLEPSASLSELTGRHAAAMFATHVTGPLLFIRSARHLLAKGSSIVFLSSPAAYRGSYDPCYAAAKGATIALARTLAKELAPDVRVNVLSPSIVEDSPVARKMTPDFRARHREASLLERTLSMDECAEAVCFLVSHPHVTGATLHLNGGEFLGA; encoded by the coding sequence ATGGCGCAGGTTCAGGAAGGACGATCGCAGCGGGCGCTCGTGATCGGCGGGCTGGGCGCGATAGGCGGCGCCGTGGTCCGGCGGTTGCGGGACGCCGGCTGGGAGTGTCTGGTGGCGTCCCGGTCGCCGAGCGCCGACATCAGCCTCGACGTGGGGGACGAGGCTTCGGTCGTCACGGCGTCGGCGGCGTCCCCGCCCTTGGACGCGCTCGTCATCGCCACGAATCTGGAGCCGAGCGCTTCGCTCTCCGAGCTGACCGGCCGGCACGCGGCGGCGATGTTCGCCACGCATGTCACCGGTCCGCTCCTGTTCATCCGGAGTGCACGCCATCTGCTGGCGAAGGGGTCGAGCATCGTCTTCCTGTCGTCCCCGGCCGCCTACCGCGGTAGCTACGACCCGTGCTACGCCGCGGCGAAGGGGGCAACGATCGCCCTCGCCCGGACGCTGGCGAAGGAACTCGCGCCGGACGTGCGCGTCAACGTCCTGTCCCCCAGCATCGTCGAGGACTCACCCGTGGCCCGGAAGATGACACCCGACTTCCGTGCCCGCCATCGGGAGGCCTCCCTTCTGGAGCGAACCCTCTCCATGGACGAGTGCGCGGAGGCCGTCTGCTTCCTCGTCTCCCACCCGCACGTGACGGGTGCGACCCTGCATCTGAACGGCGGCGAGTTCCTCGGAGCGTAG